One Paracidovorax avenae ATCC 19860 genomic region harbors:
- a CDS encoding ABC transporter substrate-binding protein gives MNRWCRVIPFLQRLGAVALLAGAAGAPVPALAQVPPKPATAASVASAGPDAPAGGVAITDGRGRRIAFARPPQRIVSLLPSLTESVCALQQCARLVGVDRYSNWPESVRALPQMGGGIDPNIEAIAAQRPDVVLLATSSRASDRLEALGIPVVALEPKTHADVRAVLRTLGTLLAVPPQQGADRVWREIDAGVQAAAQSLPERARGARVYFEVSRGPYAAGTSSFIGETLARLGARNVVPPELGPFPRLNPEFVVRAQPEIIMVGNSSMQALVPYPGWDSLRAVQGQRVCVFSPREADVAVRPGPRMADAARIMARCLADKAP, from the coding sequence ATGAACCGGTGGTGCCGCGTGATTCCTTTCCTGCAGCGCCTGGGGGCGGTGGCCCTGCTGGCAGGGGCTGCCGGCGCGCCGGTGCCGGCGCTGGCGCAGGTCCCTCCGAAGCCCGCCACCGCGGCCTCTGTGGCCTCCGCGGGGCCGGACGCTCCCGCGGGCGGCGTGGCGATCACCGACGGCCGCGGCCGCCGCATCGCCTTCGCGCGGCCGCCGCAGCGCATCGTGAGCCTGCTGCCCTCGCTCACCGAATCGGTCTGCGCACTGCAGCAGTGCGCGCGGCTGGTGGGCGTGGACCGCTACTCCAACTGGCCCGAATCCGTGCGCGCGCTGCCGCAGATGGGCGGCGGCATCGATCCGAACATCGAAGCCATCGCCGCCCAGCGGCCGGACGTGGTGCTGCTGGCGACCAGTTCGCGCGCGAGCGACCGGCTCGAAGCGCTGGGCATTCCCGTGGTGGCGCTGGAGCCCAAGACGCATGCCGACGTGCGCGCGGTGCTGCGCACCCTGGGTACGCTGCTGGCCGTGCCGCCGCAGCAGGGCGCCGACCGCGTGTGGCGCGAGATCGACGCGGGCGTGCAGGCGGCCGCGCAGTCGCTGCCGGAGCGCGCGCGCGGCGCGCGCGTGTATTTCGAGGTGAGCCGGGGGCCGTACGCGGCCGGCACCTCGTCCTTCATCGGCGAGACGCTGGCCCGCCTGGGCGCGCGCAACGTGGTGCCGCCTGAACTGGGGCCGTTTCCGCGGCTGAACCCCGAGTTCGTCGTGCGGGCGCAGCCGGAAATCATCATGGTGGGCAACAGCAGCATGCAGGCCCTGGTGCCGTACCCGGGCTGGGACAGCCTGCGCGCGGTGCAGGGGCAGCGCGTCTGCGTGTTCTCCCCGCGCGAGGCCGACGTGGCGGTGCGCCCCGGACCGCGCATGGCGGATGCCGCGCGCATCATGGCGCGGTGCCTCGCGGACAAGGCGCCATGA
- a CDS encoding ABC transporter ATP-binding protein — protein sequence MDRTIALQASGLCASFGGTPVLRDVDLRIPAGRWTSVVGPNGAGKSTLLKALAGLLPGGAVRGHIDLMGRPLPRWGARKRARQLAWLGQGEAGSDGLPAYDIAMLGRLPHQPWLAPPSPADHAAVRAALEATQAWAWRHRPLAELSGGERQRVLLARALAVQAPVLLMDEPLAHLDPPHQADWLQTVRGLVRQGCAVVSVLHEVSFALQADALVILAEGRVLHHGPGDDPATHAALEAVFGHRIRVREVDGLRVAVPCVGPVAPGG from the coding sequence ATGGACCGCACCATTGCCCTGCAGGCGTCCGGCCTCTGCGCATCCTTCGGCGGCACGCCCGTGCTGCGCGACGTGGACCTGCGCATTCCCGCCGGCCGCTGGACCAGCGTGGTCGGACCGAACGGCGCCGGCAAATCGACCCTGCTCAAGGCCCTGGCGGGCCTGCTGCCGGGCGGCGCCGTGCGCGGCCACATCGACTTGATGGGCCGTCCGCTGCCGCGATGGGGCGCGCGGAAGCGTGCGCGCCAGCTCGCGTGGCTGGGGCAGGGCGAGGCCGGCTCCGATGGATTGCCCGCCTACGATATCGCCATGCTGGGCCGCCTGCCGCACCAGCCCTGGCTCGCACCGCCCAGCCCGGCGGACCATGCCGCCGTGCGCGCTGCGCTGGAGGCCACGCAGGCCTGGGCATGGCGCCACCGCCCGCTTGCCGAACTCTCCGGCGGCGAACGCCAGCGCGTGCTGCTGGCCCGTGCGTTGGCCGTGCAGGCCCCGGTGCTGCTCATGGACGAGCCGCTCGCCCACCTCGACCCGCCCCACCAGGCCGACTGGCTGCAGACCGTGCGTGGTCTGGTGCGGCAGGGCTGCGCGGTGGTGAGCGTGCTGCACGAGGTGTCGTTCGCGCTGCAGGCCGATGCGCTGGTGATCCTGGCCGAAGGCCGGGTGCTCCACCATGGTCCGGGCGATGATCCCGCCACCCACGCGGCGCTGGAAGCCGTGTTCGGCCATCGCATCCGCGTGCGCGAGGTGGACGGCCTGCGCGTGGCGGTGCCGTGCGTCGGTCCGGTCGCGCCAGGCGGCTGA
- a CDS encoding cobyrinate a,c-diamide synthase — protein MSRAAGTAGSIRCPAIAIAAPSSGQGKTTVTAALARLHVRQGRRVRVFKCGPDFLDPCWLEQASGAPVHAIDLWMTGEQDAAERLHAAAQEADLILVEGVMGLFDGTPSLADLAQRFGLPVLAVVDASAMAGTFGALAWGLRHYRPGLPWAGVLANRVGSARHAGMLQESLADAGDWMGALARVAPPAADAPAGDAPPGRQRAGLLPERHLGLVAAHELADGLARIDLAADALAQTPLGRLSPQEWQDRFAVEFAAPAPRAAVPPLLAGRTVAVAGDAAFCFVYRANLQTLEALGASVRRFSPLQDAELPACDAVWLPGGYPELHTDRLAANTGMQRSLRAHVEAGRPVWAECGGMMALFESITLADGTRKPLWGLLPGHVAMQRRLAALGPQQLDLDGHVLRGHTFHYSTCESSAPVRARTRRPDPGEGGAGEALYRQGSIHASYFHAWFPSSPRAVAALFGAGGALAEPVPAAAPEATA, from the coding sequence ATGAGCAGGGCCGCCGGCACGGCGGGCAGCATCCGCTGTCCGGCGATCGCGATCGCCGCGCCGTCGTCGGGGCAGGGCAAGACCACCGTGACCGCCGCGCTGGCGCGCCTGCACGTGCGGCAGGGGCGGCGCGTGCGCGTGTTCAAGTGCGGGCCGGATTTCCTCGACCCGTGCTGGCTGGAGCAGGCCAGCGGCGCGCCGGTGCATGCCATCGATCTCTGGATGACCGGCGAACAGGACGCAGCCGAACGGCTGCACGCCGCGGCGCAGGAGGCCGACCTGATCCTGGTCGAGGGCGTGATGGGCCTGTTCGACGGCACGCCCAGCCTCGCGGACCTCGCGCAGCGCTTCGGCCTGCCGGTGCTGGCGGTGGTGGATGCCTCCGCCATGGCGGGCACCTTCGGCGCGCTGGCCTGGGGCCTGCGGCACTACCGCCCGGGCCTGCCCTGGGCAGGGGTGCTGGCCAACCGCGTGGGCAGCGCCCGGCATGCCGGCATGCTGCAGGAGAGCCTGGCGGATGCGGGCGACTGGATGGGCGCCCTGGCGCGCGTCGCCCCGCCTGCGGCGGATGCGCCAGCAGGCGACGCGCCACCGGGCCGCCAGCGGGCGGGGCTGCTGCCCGAGCGGCACCTGGGCCTGGTGGCCGCGCACGAACTGGCCGACGGCCTGGCGCGCATCGACCTGGCCGCCGATGCGCTGGCGCAGACGCCCCTGGGCCGGCTGTCGCCGCAGGAATGGCAGGACCGGTTTGCCGTGGAGTTCGCCGCGCCCGCGCCGCGCGCCGCGGTGCCGCCGCTGCTGGCCGGCCGCACCGTGGCGGTGGCCGGAGATGCCGCGTTCTGCTTCGTCTACCGGGCCAACCTGCAGACGCTGGAGGCCCTGGGCGCAAGCGTGCGGCGCTTCTCGCCGCTGCAGGATGCGGAGTTGCCGGCCTGCGACGCCGTGTGGCTGCCCGGCGGCTATCCGGAGCTGCACACCGACCGCCTGGCGGCCAACACCGGCATGCAGCGCAGCCTGCGGGCCCACGTGGAGGCCGGCCGGCCCGTATGGGCAGAATGCGGCGGCATGATGGCGCTCTTCGAATCGATCACCCTCGCGGACGGCACGCGCAAGCCGCTCTGGGGGCTGCTGCCGGGCCATGTGGCCATGCAGCGGCGCCTGGCCGCGCTGGGGCCGCAGCAGCTGGACCTGGACGGCCATGTGCTGCGTGGCCACACCTTCCATTACTCGACCTGCGAGAGCAGCGCCCCCGTGCGCGCGCGCACCCGCCGCCCGGATCCGGGCGAGGGCGGCGCGGGCGAGGCGCTCTACCGGCAGGGCAGCATCCACGCGAGCTATTTCCACGCCTGGTTCCCCTCCAGCCCCCGGGCCGTGGCGGCGCTGTTCGGCGCCGGGGGCGCACTGGCGGAGCCGGTGCCGGCGGCGGCTCCGGAGGCCACCGCATGA
- a CDS encoding bifunctional adenosylcobinamide kinase/adenosylcobinamide-phosphate guanylyltransferase yields the protein MTAPAAPFAGDGVGGGMPGARLSVARSEFILGGQKSGKSRRAEMLARTWMEASGAHGAVLIATGRAWDDEMRERIARHQRERAVRVPGMETLEEPLDVAGALARCSRAGTLVVVDCLTLWLTQWLMPLPEAPPPGDFGPQCRAFLEAIRQAPGPVVLVGNEIGLGVIPLGREVRAFVDALGRLNQRTAGACARVTLMAAGLPLALKEAPQP from the coding sequence ATGACGGCCCCGGCCGCCCCTTTCGCGGGCGATGGCGTCGGCGGCGGCATGCCGGGCGCTCGGCTGTCGGTCGCGCGCAGCGAATTCATCCTGGGCGGGCAGAAGAGCGGCAAGTCGCGCCGGGCCGAGATGCTGGCGCGCACCTGGATGGAGGCCTCCGGCGCTCACGGCGCGGTGCTCATCGCCACCGGCCGGGCCTGGGACGACGAGATGCGCGAGCGCATCGCCCGCCACCAGCGCGAGCGCGCGGTGCGCGTGCCGGGCATGGAGACGCTGGAGGAGCCGCTGGACGTGGCTGGCGCACTGGCGCGCTGCTCGCGGGCGGGGACCCTGGTGGTGGTCGACTGCCTCACGCTGTGGCTCACGCAGTGGCTGATGCCGCTGCCGGAGGCACCACCGCCGGGCGACTTCGGGCCCCAGTGCCGGGCCTTCCTGGAGGCCATCCGGCAGGCGCCGGGGCCGGTGGTGCTGGTCGGCAACGAGATCGGGCTGGGCGTCATCCCCCTGGGCCGCGAGGTGCGCGCGTTCGTGGATGCGCTGGGGCGCCTCAACCAGCGCACGGCCGGGGCCTGCGCACGTGTCACCCTCATGGCGGCCGGACTGCCGCTCGCGCTGAAGGAGGCGCCGCAGCCATGA
- the cobO gene encoding cob(I)yrinic acid a,c-diamide adenosyltransferase, translating into MQIESPPTERRSDKPDGERRGLVLVHTGDGKGKSTAAFGLALRAHGRGKPVKIFQFMKVPSARFGEHRVFEQLGIPIEGLGDGFSWKSRDLEHSAALARAGWERARDAILGGGHFLVVLDEITYPLIYGWVPLQEVLQALRHRPRDVHVVLTGRRCPQELIDLADTVTEMGLVKHAFRAGVPAQRGIED; encoded by the coding sequence ATGCAGATCGAATCTCCTCCCACCGAGCGCCGCTCGGACAAGCCGGACGGCGAGCGCCGCGGCCTCGTGCTGGTGCATACCGGCGACGGCAAGGGCAAGAGCACGGCGGCCTTCGGCCTCGCGCTGCGCGCGCACGGTCGCGGCAAGCCCGTGAAGATCTTCCAGTTCATGAAGGTGCCCAGCGCGCGCTTCGGCGAGCACCGCGTCTTCGAACAGCTCGGCATTCCCATCGAGGGCCTGGGCGACGGCTTCAGCTGGAAGAGCCGTGACCTGGAACATTCGGCCGCCCTGGCCCGCGCCGGCTGGGAGCGTGCCCGGGATGCCATCCTGGGCGGGGGGCATTTCCTGGTGGTGCTCGACGAGATCACCTATCCGCTCATCTACGGCTGGGTGCCGCTGCAGGAGGTGCTGCAGGCACTGCGCCATCGGCCGCGCGACGTGCATGTGGTGCTGACGGGGCGCCGCTGCCCGCAGGAACTGATCGACCTGGCGGACACGGTCACCGAGATGGGCCTGGTCAAGCATGCGTTCCGGGCCGGTGTGCCGGCGCAGCGCGGCATCGAGGACTGA
- the bluB gene encoding 5,6-dimethylbenzimidazole synthase, with protein MAPGESGAAAGEAYSAAEREAIYRAIRERRDMRHFAGGHVEPAVLERLLRAAHEGPSVGFMQPWRFIRVSDASLRRALHACVDAERLRTAEVLASPAPDAAGPAVQGAGRQDEFLRLKLEGILDAAELIAVVLADGRDAHVFGRRTMPHMDVASVGCAIENLWLAARAEGLGMGWVSIFDPLDVARLLGLPHGAEPVALLCLGPVHGFYPSPMLERERWARRAPLASVVFDGAWGRPAPWLSGGEDGGAEGG; from the coding sequence ATGGCACCCGGCGAATCCGGTGCGGCAGCGGGCGAGGCCTACAGCGCCGCGGAGCGCGAGGCCATCTACCGCGCCATCCGCGAGCGGCGCGACATGCGCCACTTCGCGGGCGGGCACGTCGAACCCGCGGTGCTCGAGCGCCTGCTGCGCGCCGCGCACGAGGGGCCCAGCGTGGGCTTCATGCAGCCCTGGCGCTTCATCCGCGTGTCCGACGCCTCGCTGCGGCGCGCGCTGCACGCCTGCGTCGATGCCGAGCGCCTGCGCACGGCCGAGGTGCTGGCCAGCCCCGCGCCGGATGCGGCCGGGCCGGCGGTGCAGGGCGCGGGGCGGCAGGATGAGTTCCTGCGGCTCAAGCTGGAGGGCATCCTCGATGCGGCGGAACTGATCGCGGTGGTGCTGGCCGACGGGCGCGACGCCCACGTGTTCGGCCGCCGCACCATGCCCCACATGGACGTGGCCTCGGTGGGCTGCGCCATCGAGAACCTCTGGCTGGCCGCGCGCGCGGAAGGGCTGGGGATGGGCTGGGTGTCGATCTTCGATCCCCTCGACGTCGCGCGCCTGCTGGGCCTGCCGCACGGCGCCGAGCCGGTCGCGTTGCTCTGCCTGGGGCCGGTACATGGCTTCTATCCATCGCCCATGCTGGAGCGCGAGCGCTGGGCGCGCCGCGCGCCGCTGGCATCGGTGGTGTTCGACGGGGCCTGGGGGCGCCCGGCGCCCTGGCTGTCCGGCGGCGAAGATGGGGGTGCCGAGGGTGGCTGA
- the cbiB gene encoding adenosylcobinamide-phosphate synthase CbiB → MGVPRVADGGSPLLQALLAALPWAAALAAALVIDRWCGEPPVALHPVVWMGRALHWWGDRIAPAQPVAADARAFVLGAAAWLLMASVVAGAAVALQHAALQLPAWLAVPVLALLLKPLLAWRMLRDEVVAVEDALAQSLEAGRERLSRLVSRDVHALQAVQVRESAIESLAENLNDSVVAPLFWFMLLGLPGAALYRFANTADAMWGYPGMRSGRYWQWAGKWAARADDVLSWVPARITAVLLALCGRRVRWAAVARQARRTPSPNSGWPMAAMALALDVRLCKPGVYTLHRRGRAAAPPDTHRAAALAARAVAWCLPLALAALWALEWLRVGLHIALHVALGGVLR, encoded by the coding sequence ATGGGGGTGCCGAGGGTGGCTGACGGCGGCTCCCCGCTGCTGCAGGCCCTGCTGGCCGCGCTGCCCTGGGCCGCCGCCCTTGCGGCCGCGCTGGTGATCGACCGCTGGTGTGGCGAGCCGCCGGTGGCCCTGCACCCGGTGGTCTGGATGGGGCGTGCGCTGCACTGGTGGGGCGATCGCATCGCGCCCGCGCAGCCGGTGGCCGCGGATGCCCGGGCTTTCGTGCTGGGCGCTGCGGCCTGGCTGCTGATGGCCTCGGTGGTGGCCGGTGCCGCCGTGGCGCTGCAGCACGCGGCACTCCAACTGCCCGCATGGCTGGCGGTGCCCGTGCTGGCCCTGCTGCTCAAGCCCCTGCTGGCCTGGCGCATGCTGCGCGACGAGGTCGTGGCCGTGGAGGATGCCCTGGCGCAATCGCTGGAGGCCGGGCGCGAGCGGCTGTCGCGCCTGGTGAGCCGCGACGTCCACGCGCTGCAGGCCGTGCAGGTACGCGAATCCGCCATCGAGTCGCTGGCCGAGAACCTGAACGATTCCGTGGTGGCGCCGCTTTTCTGGTTCATGCTGCTGGGGCTGCCCGGCGCGGCGCTCTACCGCTTCGCCAACACCGCGGATGCCATGTGGGGCTATCCCGGCATGCGTAGCGGGCGCTACTGGCAATGGGCCGGCAAGTGGGCGGCGCGCGCGGACGACGTGCTCTCGTGGGTGCCCGCGCGCATTACCGCGGTGCTGCTGGCGCTGTGCGGGCGCCGCGTGCGCTGGGCCGCGGTGGCCCGGCAGGCGCGCCGGACGCCGTCGCCCAACAGCGGCTGGCCGATGGCCGCGATGGCGCTCGCGCTGGATGTGCGGCTGTGCAAGCCCGGCGTGTACACCCTGCACCGCCGCGGCAGGGCGGCGGCGCCGCCGGACACCCACCGGGCCGCCGCGCTGGCCGCCCGCGCCGTGGCATGGTGCCTGCCGCTTGCCCTGGCCGCGCTCTGGGCGCTGGAGTGGCTGCGCGTCGGCCTGCATATCGCCCTGCACGTCGCACTGG
- a CDS encoding FecCD family ABC transporter permease, producing the protein MRTVDDGAGDAGGARRAAWLAAGLLLAGAALVMLGASVGSTGIGLAWGPDADPVARQILWDIRLPRTLGAWLAGALLGLSGAVAQGLFRNPLADPYLLGSASGAALGGALAMALFGLSPGASQWLARLGVTGMAFFGAVAAVLLTLVLARGVQHTLRLLLAGVIVGVVLGAARDLVELASPEILQAMQAFTLGSTAFVGWIACGLMAGAWALGAGTAWVLARALDGLVLGEATAASLGLPLAPMRAGLVAAMALATGTAVAQTGLIAFVGLAAPHLVRSIAPTTHQRHVVLSSLMGAVLLLAADILARWIVAPQELPVGVLTAALGGSYLLWLMHRRTQLGRGG; encoded by the coding sequence ATGAGGACGGTGGACGACGGGGCCGGGGATGCCGGCGGCGCCCGCCGGGCGGCGTGGCTGGCCGCGGGACTGCTGCTGGCCGGCGCGGCCCTGGTGATGCTGGGCGCGAGCGTGGGCAGCACCGGCATCGGACTGGCCTGGGGCCCGGATGCCGACCCCGTGGCCCGGCAGATCCTCTGGGACATCCGCCTGCCGCGCACGCTGGGCGCCTGGCTCGCAGGGGCGCTGCTCGGCCTGTCCGGCGCGGTGGCGCAGGGACTGTTCCGCAATCCGCTGGCGGACCCGTACCTTCTCGGCAGCGCCTCGGGCGCGGCGCTCGGGGGCGCGCTGGCCATGGCGCTGTTCGGGCTGTCGCCCGGCGCATCGCAGTGGCTCGCGCGGCTGGGCGTGACGGGCATGGCCTTCTTCGGCGCCGTGGCGGCCGTGCTGCTCACGCTGGTGCTGGCGCGCGGCGTGCAGCACACGCTGCGGCTGCTGCTGGCGGGCGTGATCGTGGGCGTGGTGCTCGGCGCCGCGCGCGATCTGGTGGAGCTGGCGTCGCCCGAGATCCTGCAGGCCATGCAGGCCTTTACCCTGGGCAGCACCGCTTTCGTGGGCTGGATCGCCTGCGGGCTGATGGCCGGGGCCTGGGCGCTCGGCGCCGGCACCGCCTGGGTGCTGGCGCGTGCGCTGGACGGGCTGGTGCTGGGCGAGGCCACGGCGGCCAGCCTGGGCCTGCCGCTCGCGCCCATGCGCGCGGGGCTGGTGGCGGCGATGGCGCTGGCCACCGGCACCGCGGTGGCGCAGACGGGCCTGATCGCCTTCGTGGGCCTGGCCGCTCCGCACCTGGTGCGCTCCATCGCACCGACCACCCACCAGCGCCATGTGGTGCTATCCAGCCTCATGGGCGCGGTGCTGCTGCTGGCTGCGGACATCCTCGCGCGCTGGATCGTCGCGCCGCAGGAGCTGCCCGTGGGCGTGCTCACGGCGGCGCTGGGCGGCAGCTACCTGCTGTGGCTCATGCACCGCCGCACCCAGCTGGGCCGGGGAGGCTGA
- a CDS encoding TonB-dependent receptor domain-containing protein — protein sequence MHSPIPRFRGAAGARAAFPFLHAPATLVLLATGMALAPAAHAATAAPMGEVVVTANRTPQPLADLVADVSIVDRDTIEASGATGLADVLARVPGIEISRNGGPGTTTSVYLRGAEQRFTAVYIDGVRVDSQTTGGAPWEAIPLGLIDRIEVLRGPAAAVYGSDAVGGVIQIFTRKGEGPAQPYVGIGAGSHGTYKAEAGVSGSAGEGRAVDYALGFEREISDGFNARPIAGQNPDKDGLRRSAVNARVGLQIDPRQRLEGTLLGADTNAGYDTTPLGNDDRALHRMHALGLNWRAQWSDRYTTRLSVTDSRERYETRPSPYTADTRLRGYLFQNEWREGAHLFTAALERREDQLRNGGLDGDRSQDALALGYGFTAGPHALQINARHDSDSEFGGHNTGSIAYGYAITPQWRATASAGTAFRAPTLYQRFSPYGVASLKPEEGRNVELGLRWAQGASSASVVAYRNRVKNLIVFGEAGPCQDEFGCYANAGRAKYEGVTLSAQHTLGGVQLRASVDLQNHRDDTTGRQLPRRARRHATLGADTRIAGWTVGSEVQAEGRRFDNAANTAVLGGYTLVNLYASTRVAQDTTLLARVDNLADRNYQTARTYAQAGRTFYVGLKWAPR from the coding sequence ATGCATTCTCCGATTCCCCGCTTCCGCGGCGCCGCCGGCGCACGTGCTGCCTTTCCGTTCCTCCATGCGCCTGCCACGCTGGTCCTGCTCGCCACGGGCATGGCGCTGGCCCCGGCAGCGCATGCCGCCACCGCCGCCCCGATGGGCGAGGTCGTGGTGACCGCCAACCGCACGCCCCAGCCCCTGGCCGATCTCGTGGCCGACGTCTCCATCGTGGACCGCGACACCATCGAGGCCAGCGGTGCCACGGGTCTCGCCGACGTGCTGGCCCGCGTCCCGGGTATCGAGATTTCGCGCAACGGCGGGCCGGGAACGACGACCAGCGTCTACCTGCGCGGCGCGGAGCAGCGCTTCACGGCCGTCTATATCGATGGCGTGCGCGTGGATTCGCAAACCACGGGCGGTGCGCCCTGGGAGGCGATCCCGCTGGGCCTCATCGACCGCATCGAGGTGCTGCGCGGGCCGGCCGCCGCGGTGTACGGCTCGGACGCCGTGGGCGGCGTGATCCAGATCTTCACGCGCAAGGGCGAGGGCCCGGCGCAACCCTACGTGGGCATCGGCGCCGGCAGCCATGGCACCTACAAGGCCGAGGCCGGCGTGAGCGGCTCGGCGGGCGAGGGCCGCGCGGTGGACTACGCGCTGGGCTTCGAGCGCGAGATCAGCGACGGCTTCAACGCACGGCCCATCGCGGGCCAGAACCCCGACAAGGACGGCCTGCGCCGCTCCGCCGTGAACGCACGCGTGGGCCTGCAGATCGATCCGCGCCAGCGCCTCGAAGGCACGCTGCTGGGCGCCGACACCAACGCAGGCTACGACACCACGCCCCTGGGCAACGACGACCGCGCCCTGCATCGCATGCATGCGCTGGGGCTGAACTGGCGGGCGCAATGGAGCGACCGCTACACCACCCGCCTGTCGGTCACGGATTCGCGCGAGCGCTACGAGACGCGCCCCTCGCCCTACACCGCCGATACGCGCCTGCGTGGCTACCTGTTCCAGAACGAGTGGCGCGAGGGTGCGCACCTCTTCACCGCCGCGCTGGAGCGCCGCGAGGACCAGCTGCGCAACGGTGGCCTCGATGGCGACCGTTCGCAGGACGCGCTGGCGCTGGGCTACGGCTTCACCGCCGGCCCGCATGCGTTGCAGATCAACGCACGCCATGATTCGGACAGCGAGTTCGGGGGCCACAACACCGGCAGCATCGCCTATGGCTATGCGATCACGCCGCAATGGCGGGCCACGGCATCGGCCGGCACCGCGTTCCGCGCCCCCACGCTCTACCAGCGTTTCAGCCCTTACGGCGTCGCGTCGCTGAAGCCGGAAGAGGGCCGCAACGTGGAACTGGGGCTGCGCTGGGCGCAGGGTGCGAGCAGCGCGTCCGTGGTGGCCTACCGCAACCGCGTGAAGAACCTCATCGTCTTCGGCGAGGCCGGCCCGTGCCAGGATGAGTTCGGCTGCTATGCCAACGCGGGCCGGGCGAAGTACGAGGGCGTGACGCTGTCCGCGCAGCACACCCTGGGCGGCGTGCAGCTGCGCGCATCCGTGGACCTGCAGAACCACCGCGACGACACCACCGGCCGCCAGTTGCCCCGCCGTGCCAGGCGCCACGCGACGCTGGGTGCCGACACGCGCATCGCCGGCTGGACGGTGGGCTCCGAGGTGCAGGCCGAGGGCCGGCGCTTCGACAACGCCGCCAACACCGCGGTGCTGGGCGGCTACACGCTCGTCAACCTGTATGCCAGCACGCGCGTGGCGCAGGACACGACGCTGCTCGCGCGCGTGGACAACCTCGCCGACAGGAACTACCAGACCGCGCGCACCTATGCGCAGGCGGGCCGCACGTTCTATGTAGGCCTGAAGTGGGCGCCGCGATGA